The Parashewanella tropica genome window below encodes:
- a CDS encoding IS3 family transposase (programmed frameshift) codes for MTNPDPTYIKRTQRDYSLGFKLQVVAAVEKGDMTYKQAQKIYGIQGRSTVLTWLRKHGKLDWCQPPKITMSKSPKAKETPAQKIKRLERELKDEKLRNLLLNEVVDIIDAEHGIGLRKKLNSQGARNLQVQKQVSLSKACKLLGMTRQSIYQREYRDKKRAIMLAPVKNMVLALRRFMPRLGGRKLYYLLKPQLMEEGIKLGRDGLFDYLREEHLLIQPKRSYRKTTNSKHWMKKHPNLLKDYTPQRAEEVLVSDITYVESDDGVHYLSLVTDAYSRKIMGYELSDGMKATDVVKALDMAVSHRCYRRNAIHHSDRGLQYCSAIYQNKLKQNNIIPSMTDGYDCYQNALAERVNGILKQEFLVYQCKNIDELKLLIDESIAIYNDMRPHLSLEMKTPNQVHKKIQEQMLLDLH; via the exons ATGACAAACCCAGATCCTACCTATATAAAACGTACACAACGTGATTATTCATTAGGCTTTAAATTGCAGGTTGTTGCAGCTGTTGAAAAAGGTGATATGACCTATAAGCAAGCTCAAAAAATCTATGGTATCCAAGGTCGCTCAACAGTACTTACATGGTTGAGAAAACACGGTAAGCTAGATTGGTGTCAACCACCGAAAATAACCATGTCTAAATCACCTAAAGCCAAAGAAACACCAGCTCAAAAGATTAAGCGCTTAGAGCGAGAGTTGAAGGATGAAAAGTTACGTAACCTATTACTTAATGAAGTCGTCGATATTATTGATGCTGAACATGGTATAGGGTTGCGAAAAAAGCTTA ATAGCCAAGGAGCAAGAAACCTTCAGGTACAAAAGCAAGTAAGTTTAAGCAAGGCTTGTAAGCTTCTTGGCATGACGAGGCAATCAATTTATCAAAGGGAATATAGAGATAAAAAACGGGCTATCATGTTAGCTCCAGTAAAAAATATGGTGCTAGCGTTACGGCGATTTATGCCACGATTAGGCGGTAGGAAACTGTACTATCTTCTGAAGCCTCAACTTATGGAGGAAGGCATAAAGCTCGGGCGAGATGGCCTATTCGACTATCTGAGGGAAGAACACCTGCTAATTCAACCCAAGCGTAGTTATAGGAAAACGACTAACAGTAAGCATTGGATGAAAAAGCATCCGAATTTGTTAAAGGATTACACGCCACAAAGAGCTGAAGAAGTCTTGGTAAGTGATATCACTTATGTGGAAAGTGATGATGGTGTGCATTATCTCTCGCTTGTCACTGACGCTTATAGTCGAAAAATAATGGGCTATGAATTAAGTGATGGAATGAAAGCGACAGACGTGGTTAAAGCGCTAGATATGGCTGTTAGCCATAGGTGTTATAGACGTAACGCAATTCATCACTCAGACAGAGGGTTACAATATTGCTCTGCTATTTATCAGAATAAACTTAAGCAAAATAATATAATACCCTCAATGACTGATGGTTATGACTGCTATCAAAATGCACTCGCAGAGAGGGTGAATGGTATACTGAAGCAGGAGTTCCTTGTATATCAATGTAAAAATATTGATGAATTAAAGTTGCTCATCGATGAATCAATAGCGATATACAACGATATGAGACCGCATTTAAGTTTAGAGATGAAAACACCGAACCAAGTGCAT